A DNA window from Paraburkholderia sp. PGU19 contains the following coding sequences:
- a CDS encoding ornithine decarboxylase, producing the protein MKKLNVAISPSLAECFIFDYETVNVHGTDFTNVAAVVATAGEAPAVLMKIHDTGFNIPFFLALNPGEGIPGGIVAQLSGVFEIGRGNRHYYGKQIATAAEKYTEGLFPPFFKMLADYVKRGYVAFDCPGHQGGQFFSRHPLGRQFFDFYGETLFRSDLCNADVKLGDLLIHEGPAADAQKNAARIYNADKTYFVLNGTSTSNKVVTSATLAKDDLVLFDRNNHKSNHLGAMVLSGAIPIYLETARNGYGFIGGIDSHCFDEAYLREAIREVAPERADETRPLRLAIIQLGTYDGTIYNAQQVIRRIGHLCDYILFDSAWVGYEQFIPMMQASSPLLLELGENDPGIFVTQSVHKQQAGFSQTSQIHKKDRHIKGQKRYISHKRLNNAYMMHASTSPFYPLFAALDVNAQMHAGAAGRKLWRDCVHTGVEARKLILRSCKYIKPFIPQMVDGRPWDDYPTEMIVDDLRFFKFNPKDPWHAFEGYAEDQYFVDPCKLLLTTPGIDMLTGEYGPYGIPASILANYLRENGLIPEKADLNSILFLLTPSENLAKLQHLISYICRFEKHIDNDSPMRDVLPSIYERYHDYYEGKTIRGLCRQMHDFYKSHDMKRLQKEMFRKVHFPTQAMSPAQANTELVRNNVELISLADIEGRIAAEGALPYPPGVLCVVPGEVWGGPALKYFRALEEGINSLPGFEPEIQGVYLQVGPDGKKHAYGHVVTR; encoded by the coding sequence ATGAAAAAGCTAAATGTAGCCATATCACCATCGCTCGCCGAGTGTTTCATTTTTGACTATGAAACAGTGAATGTTCATGGAACGGACTTCACGAATGTCGCCGCAGTGGTAGCAACCGCTGGCGAAGCGCCGGCAGTTCTCATGAAGATCCACGATACGGGTTTCAACATCCCCTTTTTCCTTGCGCTAAACCCTGGTGAGGGTATTCCCGGCGGCATCGTGGCTCAACTGAGCGGTGTTTTTGAAATTGGTCGAGGCAATCGACACTACTACGGCAAGCAGATCGCTACGGCTGCTGAGAAATATACGGAAGGGCTCTTCCCACCTTTTTTCAAGATGTTGGCGGACTATGTGAAGCGCGGTTACGTAGCGTTCGATTGCCCAGGACATCAAGGTGGTCAGTTTTTTTCGCGTCATCCGTTAGGCCGACAGTTCTTTGATTTCTACGGCGAGACCCTGTTCCGTTCGGATCTGTGCAATGCCGACGTCAAGCTTGGCGATCTGCTCATCCACGAAGGGCCTGCCGCCGACGCACAAAAGAATGCTGCGCGTATCTACAACGCCGACAAGACCTACTTCGTACTGAATGGAACATCGACTTCCAACAAGGTTGTGACGAGTGCGACGCTGGCAAAGGACGATCTCGTACTCTTCGACCGCAACAACCATAAATCGAATCATCTGGGCGCGATGGTCCTCTCAGGGGCCATCCCTATCTACCTGGAGACCGCGCGCAACGGTTACGGATTCATCGGCGGGATCGACTCACATTGCTTTGACGAAGCATATTTACGCGAGGCGATCCGTGAGGTTGCGCCGGAACGGGCTGACGAGACGCGGCCTCTGCGCCTTGCGATCATTCAACTCGGCACCTACGACGGGACAATCTATAACGCACAGCAGGTCATTCGGCGAATTGGTCACCTGTGCGATTACATTCTGTTCGACTCGGCATGGGTGGGATACGAGCAGTTCATACCGATGATGCAGGCGAGTTCGCCCTTGCTTCTCGAACTGGGCGAGAACGATCCTGGCATCTTTGTGACGCAGTCCGTGCACAAGCAGCAGGCGGGCTTTTCGCAGACGTCCCAGATTCACAAGAAGGACCGGCACATCAAGGGGCAAAAGCGATACATCAGTCACAAGCGACTGAACAACGCATACATGATGCACGCTTCCACCAGCCCGTTTTATCCACTCTTCGCCGCACTCGACGTAAATGCGCAAATGCACGCGGGCGCGGCTGGCAGAAAGCTTTGGCGCGACTGCGTGCATACCGGCGTCGAGGCGCGTAAGTTAATACTGCGCTCATGCAAATACATCAAGCCCTTTATTCCGCAGATGGTGGATGGACGCCCATGGGACGACTATCCGACAGAAATGATCGTCGATGATCTTCGCTTCTTCAAGTTCAATCCGAAGGATCCGTGGCACGCCTTCGAGGGCTACGCGGAGGATCAGTACTTCGTCGATCCGTGCAAGCTGCTGCTCACGACGCCCGGCATCGACATGCTAACAGGAGAGTACGGTCCATATGGCATCCCCGCGTCGATCCTCGCGAATTATCTGCGTGAAAACGGCTTGATCCCTGAGAAGGCTGACCTCAATTCGATCTTGTTCCTGCTCACACCTTCGGAAAACCTGGCCAAACTCCAGCATCTGATTTCTTACATCTGCCGGTTCGAAAAGCACATCGACAACGACAGCCCGATGCGAGACGTATTGCCGTCCATCTACGAGCGGTATCACGACTATTACGAGGGCAAGACAATTCGCGGGCTCTGCCGCCAGATGCACGATTTCTACAAGAGCCACGACATGAAGCGTCTGCAAAAGGAAATGTTTCGCAAGGTGCATTTTCCCACGCAAGCCATGTCGCCCGCGCAAGCAAATACAGAACTCGTTCGCAACAACGTTGAGTTGATTTCGCTCGCCGACATTGAGGGGAGGATCGCTGCAGAAGGCGCTCTACCTTATCCACCCGGTGTGTTGTGCGTGGTACCCGGCGAGGTTTGGGGCGGTCCAGCCCTGAAGTATTTTCGGGCACTTGAAGAAGGCATCAACAGCTTGCCTGGCTTCGAGCCCGAGATTCAGGGCGTCTATTTGCAAGTTGGTCCCGATGGGAAAAAGCATGCGTACGGACACGTTGTCACCAGGTAG
- a CDS encoding DNA-binding transcriptional regulator, whose translation MTTYTNVRGLARGLQVLRALNAMEGGRATSQQIADLTGLHRTTVRRLLETLMEEGFVRRSTSDDSFRLTLAVRSLSEGFTDTERIATVAPPIMGQLLQRVAWPSDLTTPDGDAMIIRETTHRFSQLSFHRAMVGRRLPIMLTAAGRAYFAMCPDEEREDILELLRSGAGGEEQQALAKNDALVRKLIRRVREDGFGSNHGDWTAQAKIGAVAVAISVDERVLASLNVVFLSRAVSLADATRRYVPELQKAAIEIAAALKQEPATHPLPSV comes from the coding sequence GGACTGGCGCGCGGCCTTCAGGTATTGCGGGCGCTGAACGCGATGGAAGGCGGACGCGCGACAAGCCAGCAGATTGCCGACTTGACCGGCCTGCATCGCACGACGGTGCGCCGTCTGCTCGAAACGCTGATGGAGGAAGGGTTCGTGCGCCGCAGCACGTCTGACGACAGTTTTCGTCTGACCCTCGCTGTGCGTTCGTTGAGCGAGGGCTTCACCGATACCGAGCGCATCGCGACCGTGGCGCCGCCGATCATGGGGCAGCTCTTGCAGCGCGTCGCGTGGCCATCCGATCTGACCACGCCCGACGGGGACGCGATGATCATCCGCGAGACGACGCATCGCTTCAGCCAGTTGTCGTTTCATCGCGCGATGGTCGGGCGGCGTTTGCCGATCATGCTGACGGCGGCGGGCCGCGCCTACTTCGCGATGTGCCCCGACGAGGAGCGCGAAGACATCCTCGAATTACTACGCTCCGGCGCGGGCGGCGAAGAGCAGCAGGCACTCGCGAAGAACGATGCGCTCGTGCGCAAGCTGATCCGGCGCGTGCGCGAGGATGGTTTCGGATCGAATCACGGAGACTGGACCGCGCAGGCGAAGATCGGTGCGGTGGCGGTCGCGATCAGCGTGGACGAGCGCGTGCTCGCGAGCCTCAATGTCGTCTTCCTGTCGCGTGCCGTGAGCCTCGCAGATGCCACGCGCCGCTATGTACCCGAGTTGCAAAAAGCGGCGATAGAAATTGCCGCAGCATTGAAGCAAGAACCAGCAACTCATCCCCTTCCATCGGTGTAA
- a CDS encoding BamA/TamA family outer membrane protein, with product MIIAIIAAPCVAVHGEEKEPLSFIDQTDGQLDMSDFLLKHKGALPVPIVITEPAVGYGVGLGLLFFSGPVAKEAANSTGDERNRTPPNVTALGGIYTQNGTWAAAAAHFHTWEDDRYRYLGAVAKVDAHLDYFGLTSQPRAYTLMGDALLQQFLVRFGHSRWYGGVRYVFFDSTSSFTGGNVPASISNFERNQRIGAGSLILDYDSRDNVFYPASGSFAEFEAQFARSGFGGTQNYDVYAARGFKWIPLTHALILGLRVDTKFSTGDIPFYAQPYVDLRGVQKGRYQDRNAISTEVELRWDVTPRWSLLSFTGLGKAYGRLESFSQAQNVTSVGAGFRYLIARKLGVSIGIDVAHSKDQNAFYIQVGSAWR from the coding sequence GTGATCATTGCGATAATCGCAGCGCCGTGCGTTGCCGTGCATGGCGAGGAGAAAGAACCGCTCAGCTTCATTGATCAGACAGACGGGCAACTGGACATGAGCGATTTCCTGCTCAAGCACAAGGGGGCGCTGCCCGTACCCATCGTGATCACTGAGCCGGCCGTGGGCTATGGCGTTGGTCTCGGCCTACTGTTCTTCTCCGGGCCGGTCGCGAAGGAGGCGGCAAATTCAACAGGCGATGAGCGCAACCGGACTCCGCCGAACGTCACGGCGCTCGGGGGCATCTACACACAGAACGGCACCTGGGCCGCAGCAGCCGCCCACTTTCACACATGGGAAGACGACCGGTATCGTTACCTCGGTGCGGTCGCAAAGGTCGATGCTCACCTCGACTACTTCGGACTGACGAGTCAGCCCCGCGCCTATACCCTGATGGGTGATGCGCTTCTTCAGCAGTTCCTGGTGCGGTTCGGGCACAGCCGCTGGTATGGAGGTGTGCGGTATGTATTCTTCGACTCAACGTCCAGTTTCACAGGCGGCAACGTGCCGGCCAGCATTTCCAACTTCGAGCGGAACCAGCGCATCGGCGCCGGCAGCCTCATTCTGGACTACGATTCGCGCGACAACGTTTTTTATCCGGCCTCCGGCAGCTTCGCCGAATTTGAGGCGCAGTTCGCCCGAAGCGGCTTCGGCGGGACCCAGAACTACGACGTCTACGCCGCACGCGGCTTTAAATGGATTCCGCTCACACATGCGCTGATTTTGGGCCTACGCGTCGACACGAAGTTCTCGACGGGGGACATTCCATTCTACGCGCAGCCGTATGTGGATCTGCGCGGGGTTCAGAAGGGACGATACCAAGACCGCAATGCCATCTCGACGGAAGTGGAGTTGCGCTGGGACGTGACGCCACGCTGGTCGCTACTCAGCTTCACAGGCCTTGGTAAGGCATATGGACGGCTAGAAAGCTTTTCCCAAGCACAGAACGTAACAAGTGTCGGCGCTGGGTTCCGTTACCTGATCGCACGCAAGCTGGGGGTGTCCATTGGTATCGATGTCGCACACAGCAAGGACCAGAATGCGTTTTACATACAGGTCGGCAGTGCGTGGCGGTGA